A genomic region of Spirochaetota bacterium contains the following coding sequences:
- a CDS encoding DUF370 domain-containing protein, with translation MKTTLINIGFGNAVVAERVIAVIIPTSASGKRIRGEAKGNDMLIDATHGRKTRAIIIMDSKHVILSAMQAETLAGRLASNAKS, from the coding sequence ATGAAGACAACATTGATAAATATTGGTTTTGGGAATGCTGTTGTTGCAGAGAGGGTGATTGCTGTAATAATTCCCACCTCTGCCTCAGGAAAGAGGATTAGAGGAGAGGCAAAGGGGAATGATATGTTAATTGATGCCACACACGGTAGGAAGACAAGGGCAATTATTATTATGGATAGTAAACATGTTATTCTTTCTGCAATGCAGGCAGAGACCTTAGCTGGTAGATTGGCCAGTAATGCAAAATCTTAA
- a CDS encoding YicC/YloC family endoribonuclease: MESMTGYSYCEKSTEQFSFSIELKSLNSRYLEVYTSLPDILRNDENKLTKLLKERLNRGKIELIINIFDWKKDRSVSINTPLLKKYYEELSKIETELGINNSFTIDTLIRLDNVILRDRVEISENSRFEIQNTLETTIIEMLHMRMKESNAIRKDLQRSLSIIYKHSKKIKNLSKNISKKLYQRLKNSIESLIKSNVDNVRLYTEVAILADKVDINEELIRLEDHLKKFKSIMNEDEQIGKRLDFLAQEMFREANTISAKSNNSEVSHLVVDIKNHIDKIREHCRNIV, from the coding sequence ATGGAAAGTATGACAGGATATTCATATTGTGAAAAGAGTACTGAGCAATTCTCCTTTTCAATTGAACTCAAGTCACTGAATTCAAGGTATTTAGAGGTTTACACAAGTTTACCTGACATATTAAGAAATGATGAGAATAAGCTGACTAAGCTATTAAAGGAAAGGCTCAATAGGGGCAAGATTGAGCTTATTATAAATATCTTTGATTGGAAAAAAGATAGATCTGTTTCAATAAATACACCGCTGCTAAAAAAGTATTATGAAGAACTCTCTAAGATTGAAACAGAACTAGGGATAAATAATAGCTTTACAATTGATACCCTGATTAGACTAGATAATGTAATACTTAGAGATAGGGTAGAGATTTCAGAGAATTCACGATTCGAGATTCAAAATACATTAGAAACGACAATTATAGAAATGTTGCATATGAGGATGAAGGAGAGTAATGCAATAAGGAAGGATTTACAGAGATCACTATCTATAATTTATAAGCACTCCAAGAAGATTAAAAATCTTTCTAAAAATATTTCCAAAAAGCTATACCAGAGATTAAAGAATAGTATTGAGTCGCTTATTAAATCAAATGTAGATAATGTGAGGTTGTATACTGAAGTTGCAATTCTTGCTGATAAAGTGGATATAAATGAGGAGCTAATTCGTTTAGAGGATCATTTAAAGAAATTTAAATCTATTATGAATGAGGATGAGCAGATAGGCAAAAGGCTTGACTTTTTGGCTCAGGAGATGTTTCGGGAAGCAAACACCATTTCAGCAAAATCGAATAATTCTGAGGTGTCACATCTTGTAGTAGATATAAAAAATCATATAGATAAGATTCGTGAGCATTGCCGAAATATTGTATGA
- a CDS encoding CheR family methyltransferase — protein MVDFSQIVKLSDKEFQMFAKLIYEESGIFLKDIKITLLSNRLRKRLKVLKLNTYSDYYDYINSLSDKTEEIENLIDVVSTNETYFFRNDRHFEALTKHCLPDISKRKRIEKRLRIWSAGCSSGEEPYTLAICVMEHPHLFQGWGIEIIATDIAPSVLDFARKGVYSGRKIEKVPKNILQKYFIQDPHHPEFFTVKDNVKKLVNFYQINLFKDKYPLKLDIIFCRNVMIYFDREHQRKLVAGFYNSILKDGYLFIGHSETLHSISNNFVYKKILESPVYVVRE, from the coding sequence ATGGTAGATTTTAGTCAAATAGTTAAACTAAGTGATAAAGAATTTCAAATGTTTGCAAAACTTATTTATGAGGAGAGCGGAATATTCCTGAAGGATATCAAGATTACCCTTTTATCTAATAGATTAAGAAAGAGATTAAAGGTATTAAAATTAAATACCTATTCTGACTATTATGATTATATAAACAGCCTATCTGACAAGACAGAGGAGATCGAGAATCTAATCGATGTTGTCTCCACGAATGAAACATATTTCTTCAGAAATGACAGACATTTCGAGGCCTTGACAAAACATTGCCTACCTGATATTTCAAAGAGGAAGAGAATCGAGAAGAGGTTGAGGATATGGAGTGCTGGCTGTTCGAGTGGTGAGGAGCCCTATACATTAGCAATATGTGTAATGGAGCATCCCCATCTCTTTCAGGGATGGGGGATCGAGATAATTGCAACCGATATTGCGCCTTCTGTATTAGACTTTGCTAGAAAGGGAGTATACTCTGGTAGGAAGATTGAGAAAGTCCCTAAGAATATTCTTCAAAAATATTTTATTCAGGATCCCCACCACCCAGAGTTTTTTACAGTAAAGGATAATGTAAAAAAGCTGGTGAATTTTTACCAAATTAATCTATTTAAGGATAAATATCCTTTAAAATTAGATATTATTTTTTGTAGAAATGTAATGATATATTTTGACAGAGAGCACCAGAGAAAATTGGTTGCCGGATTTTATAATTCAATATTAAAGGATGGATATCTGTTTATTGGTCACTCTGAGACCCTGCATTCAATATCCAATAATTTTGTTTATAAAAAAATCCTTGAATCCCCTGTTTATGTTGTTAGGGAATAA
- a CDS encoding FapA family protein — translation MSDLKNILRSIEDEEILDEDGVEVYADSVKQALELTSKELQVDISMLDYEIIEKGVKGFWGFGRKPYRVLVKPIKLDDSHDDILEIEKRLGHGSAADEIELKRIDGNVDGECRVRVTKSGVWLTVTPPRGRGKKIEISDAMHEISSLRIANYDVKKLEKLVKSPSLKSIRIGDWIPNPEYDGSVSIEVAEDEMKAYAIFSPPHFSGKHLELDEVLDALDAVGVVSGIEEDRIKTYLDAMNYRESLCAAEGRNPTHGRDARIDYKVRIDKSDSLFEEDEKGQVDFRNLDLLENVVVGQLLAVKVSADEGTPGRTVKNRILPAKSGKDIVMKYGKGTILSEDGLELTAEINGQVVFQNNKISIEPVYIVKGDVSLETGNIIFLGSIVISGNVQDNFIVRAAGNIEVKGSVQKAFLESEGDIIVRQGIVGRDESKIESTGGSVYAKFIQTSNVIAEKDVIVSEGILHSHVDAGDRILCNGRRARIVGGVIRAGGEVNARYLGSDSFTKTEIRVGTNPKVLQQISELKSMNRNINEELNKVKLDINTIDTQKKNSGGYLPPDKEELHNKLIEQKQKLTGKLNEIVLELDELKAYIQMLGQKGKVCVERNMFPGVDIHIKDERFSVKDPYTFIKVTLENDDIRLSEYEVPELGNEERKIMTISRTRR, via the coding sequence GTGAGTGATCTTAAGAATATATTAAGAAGTATCGAGGATGAGGAGATACTTGATGAGGATGGGGTAGAGGTGTATGCTGATTCAGTAAAACAGGCGCTTGAGCTAACGTCAAAGGAATTGCAAGTGGATATTTCAATGTTGGATTATGAGATAATTGAAAAGGGAGTGAAGGGTTTTTGGGGTTTTGGTCGGAAACCCTATCGAGTATTGGTGAAACCGATTAAGCTAGATGATAGTCATGATGATATATTGGAGATAGAGAAGAGGCTTGGGCATGGATCCGCAGCGGATGAAATAGAACTAAAGAGGATTGATGGAAATGTAGATGGGGAATGCAGGGTGAGAGTAACGAAATCAGGGGTATGGTTGACGGTCACTCCTCCGCGGGGAAGGGGAAAGAAAATAGAGATTTCTGATGCGATGCATGAAATATCATCACTCAGGATTGCAAACTATGATGTGAAGAAACTTGAGAAGTTAGTAAAGAGTCCCTCCTTGAAGTCAATTCGTATTGGAGACTGGATACCAAATCCTGAATATGATGGATCAGTGTCGATAGAGGTTGCGGAAGACGAAATGAAGGCCTATGCAATATTTTCTCCCCCACATTTTTCTGGAAAGCATTTAGAATTGGATGAGGTACTTGATGCATTAGATGCTGTTGGTGTTGTGTCAGGGATAGAAGAGGATAGAATAAAGACATATTTAGATGCGATGAATTATAGGGAGTCACTATGCGCTGCTGAAGGAAGGAACCCAACGCATGGGAGGGATGCAAGAATAGATTATAAGGTTAGAATAGATAAATCTGATTCATTATTTGAGGAGGATGAGAAGGGTCAGGTCGACTTCAGAAATCTTGATCTCTTAGAAAATGTTGTTGTTGGTCAGTTGCTTGCGGTTAAGGTGTCGGCTGATGAGGGTACTCCTGGAAGAACCGTAAAAAATAGGATTCTTCCTGCTAAATCAGGAAAGGACATAGTAATGAAGTATGGAAAGGGCACAATCCTTTCTGAAGATGGTTTGGAGTTGACTGCTGAAATTAACGGACAGGTTGTTTTTCAAAATAATAAGATTAGTATTGAGCCTGTTTATATAGTTAAGGGGGATGTGTCTTTAGAAACTGGAAATATCATATTTCTAGGTTCAATTGTTATTTCCGGTAACGTTCAGGATAATTTTATTGTAAGGGCTGCTGGAAATATCGAGGTGAAGGGATCGGTTCAGAAGGCCTTTCTTGAATCTGAAGGGGATATAATCGTTAGACAGGGAATTGTTGGACGTGATGAGTCTAAGATTGAGTCTACGGGCGGTTCTGTGTATGCCAAGTTTATACAGACATCCAATGTAATAGCAGAAAAGGATGTGATTGTGTCTGAAGGGATACTTCATTCTCATGTTGATGCTGGAGACAGGATACTCTGTAATGGTAGAAGGGCTAGAATCGTGGGTGGTGTTATTAGGGCCGGAGGGGAGGTTAATGCTAGATATTTAGGATCTGATTCTTTTACTAAAACTGAGATTAGGGTTGGGACAAATCCCAAGGTGTTACAGCAAATATCTGAACTTAAAAGTATGAATAGGAATATCAATGAGGAATTAAATAAAGTGAAGTTGGATATTAATACTATTGATACTCAGAAAAAAAATTCAGGCGGTTATTTGCCGCCGGATAAAGAAGAGTTACATAATAAATTGATAGAACAGAAACAGAAATTGACTGGAAAACTGAATGAGATAGTACTTGAATTGGATGAGTTGAAGGCTTATATACAGATGCTCGGACAAAAGGGGAAGGTATGCGTTGAAAGAAACATGTTTCCCGGTGTTGATATTCATATTAAGGATGAGAGATTTTCTGTTAAAGATCCCTATACCTTTATTAAGGTTACACTGGAGAATGATGATATCAGACTTTCCGAGTATGAGGTGCCTGAGTTAGGGAATGAGGAAAGAAAGATAATGACGATTTCAAGAACAAGACGTTAA
- the whiG gene encoding RNA polymerase sigma factor WhiG — MNNNNYKFENSEEDDLWEKYAKERDQGIRDYFVIKYAPLVKYVAGKVSMGMPQNIEFDDLVSYGIFGLIDAINKYDPNRGIKFKTYAMTRIRGAIFDELRSIDWVPRSIRQKAKQIEQVISDLENKLGRTVEDEEIAQELGVTNEEFQALLNKLSGTSVLSLNDICYMGDESDELSLLETLEAPEDMKPDILIEKEEICDYIVDAIKKLPDKEKKVIVLYYYEDLTLKEIGEVLEVTESRVSQLHTKAIMRLRGRLGRIKSNIVG, encoded by the coding sequence ATGAATAATAATAATTATAAATTTGAGAATTCAGAAGAGGATGATCTATGGGAGAAGTATGCTAAGGAAAGGGATCAGGGCATACGTGATTACTTTGTAATCAAGTATGCCCCACTTGTTAAGTATGTAGCTGGAAAGGTATCCATGGGCATGCCTCAGAATATTGAATTCGATGATCTAGTTTCATATGGAATTTTTGGGCTTATAGATGCAATCAATAAGTATGATCCCAATAGAGGGATAAAGTTTAAGACATATGCAATGACTAGAATTCGAGGAGCCATATTTGATGAGCTCAGGTCAATTGACTGGGTACCTCGATCTATTAGGCAGAAGGCTAAACAGATTGAGCAGGTAATATCTGATTTGGAGAACAAGCTTGGCAGGACCGTGGAGGATGAAGAGATTGCACAGGAGTTAGGTGTAACAAATGAAGAATTTCAAGCTCTCTTAAATAAGTTGAGTGGGACCTCAGTGTTGTCGTTGAATGATATATGTTATATGGGAGATGAGAGTGATGAGTTATCACTCCTGGAAACATTGGAAGCGCCTGAGGATATGAAGCCGGATATTTTAATTGAGAAAGAGGAGATTTGTGATTATATAGTAGATGCAATAAAAAAACTGCCAGATAAGGAGAAAAAGGTAATTGTCTTATATTATTATGAAGATCTTACACTTAAGGAGATTGGGGAGGTATTAGAGGTAACAGAAAGTAGGGTTTCACAATTACACACAAAGGCAATTATGCGGCTTAGGGGTAGGTTAGGCCGAATTAAATCCAATATTGTTGGTTGA
- a CDS encoding MinD/ParA family protein gives MDQASNLRKLVIKNDLERKTKTIAITSGKGGVGKTSLAVSLAISLAKDGSSVTLLDADLGLANINVILGIIPKYNLYHVIKGKKRLKDIVIEVPEGIKIIAGASGFHQLANLDAKQRSDFIAAVSDLGSDDYMIIDTGAGISQNVLSFVIASDEVIVITTPEPTAITDAYGIIKSIASQSPDKSVKLVVNRVQSVSEGKRVAQRVINIAGQFLNIKVENLGFVFDDIYVGRSVRNQKPFIVSYPKTKASICISMIADRISNKDVDNRKGSGMVSFFRRMLILGNEDIP, from the coding sequence TTGGATCAGGCATCCAACTTAAGAAAATTAGTAATAAAGAACGATCTTGAAAGAAAAACGAAGACAATAGCGATTACCAGTGGAAAGGGGGGGGTCGGTAAAACAAGCTTGGCAGTAAGTCTTGCGATTTCTCTTGCCAAAGATGGTTCCTCAGTGACACTGCTTGATGCAGATCTGGGTTTGGCCAACATCAATGTTATACTGGGGATAATTCCAAAATATAATCTCTATCATGTTATCAAGGGGAAGAAGAGATTAAAGGATATTGTGATAGAGGTTCCAGAGGGCATTAAGATTATTGCTGGCGCTTCAGGATTTCATCAGTTGGCTAATCTTGATGCAAAGCAGAGAAGCGACTTCATTGCAGCGGTGTCAGATCTTGGTTCTGATGATTATATGATTATTGATACCGGTGCAGGTATATCCCAAAATGTCCTGAGTTTTGTAATCGCTTCTGATGAGGTGATTGTGATTACTACTCCAGAGCCAACAGCAATTACAGATGCTTATGGGATTATCAAATCCATTGCCTCTCAATCGCCGGATAAATCAGTAAAACTAGTTGTTAATCGAGTTCAGTCTGTATCAGAGGGTAAGAGGGTTGCCCAGAGGGTGATAAATATAGCTGGACAATTCCTAAACATTAAAGTTGAGAATTTAGGATTCGTGTTTGATGATATATATGTCGGCAGATCAGTCAGAAACCAGAAACCATTCATTGTCAGTTATCCAAAGACCAAGGCTTCAATTTGTATATCAATGATTGCAGACCGGATATCGAACAAGGATGTGGATAATCGAAAGGGATCAGGAATGGTATCTTTTTTTAGAAGAATGTTGATTTTAGGAAATGAAGATATTCCCTAA
- the flhF gene encoding flagellar biosynthesis protein FlhF, whose amino-acid sequence MKYVKIKAKTYNETMMKLKMEYGDDAIPVSHKYIKEGGLFNTSLFAKDMVELTAAIPEKKNLMKDKQMKNNKVDFTVGDTEMKKSNASANISSLVTNVNKLDELKKTLEIKNKPPDYMNTGKGSVINNDSLSAALTPKKETEGTIQVNMDEFRVLKRFEKEFQGINDSLTTLLKANQTGERLHQSVSEEDRTLDPYLYMLRENEFTNEDCNLLINEVKNSVSKDDLRDRYKIEKTLKELLKNKIVTSGPFKKSLKKKIIMFIGPTGVGKTTTMAKLGAIYALRECYNVAFITIDTYRIAATEQLKKYAGIMKIPIHVINDHHAFKDVIEKEPAEVIMVDTSGRSHKNELKISEIKSYADVIECDFEKILCVSANTKKNDLDNVFRAFDKINFNSIIITKVDETSYIGSVIDIANKYKKPISYFTNGQEVPNDIEVAESDRIVDMIVKGIG is encoded by the coding sequence GTGAAGTATGTAAAAATAAAGGCCAAGACTTATAATGAAACAATGATGAAGTTAAAGATGGAGTATGGCGATGATGCAATCCCAGTCAGTCATAAGTATATAAAGGAGGGTGGATTATTCAATACATCTCTTTTTGCAAAGGATATGGTTGAACTGACAGCGGCTATTCCAGAAAAAAAGAATTTAATGAAGGATAAGCAGATGAAAAATAATAAAGTAGATTTTACTGTGGGTGATACTGAGATGAAGAAGAGTAACGCAAGCGCTAACATTAGTTCCCTGGTTACCAATGTAAATAAACTTGATGAATTGAAAAAAACTCTTGAGATCAAAAACAAACCCCCTGATTATATGAATACTGGAAAGGGTAGTGTAATAAATAATGATTCATTATCAGCTGCTTTAACTCCTAAAAAGGAAACCGAAGGTACGATACAGGTTAACATGGATGAATTTAGGGTTTTGAAGAGATTTGAGAAGGAGTTTCAGGGGATTAATGATTCATTAACCACTTTATTAAAGGCGAATCAGACAGGGGAGAGATTACATCAGTCTGTTTCTGAAGAGGATAGAACCCTAGACCCCTATCTTTATATGCTGAGAGAAAATGAATTTACCAATGAGGATTGCAACTTGCTGATTAATGAGGTTAAAAATTCAGTTAGTAAGGATGACCTGCGAGATAGGTATAAGATTGAAAAGACACTAAAAGAGCTTCTGAAAAACAAGATTGTAACTTCAGGACCCTTTAAAAAGAGTTTAAAAAAGAAGATAATCATGTTTATTGGACCCACTGGGGTCGGAAAAACCACTACAATGGCCAAATTGGGTGCAATTTATGCTTTACGTGAATGTTATAATGTAGCCTTTATTACTATAGATACCTATAGAATTGCGGCAACGGAACAACTGAAGAAGTATGCAGGAATTATGAAGATACCAATTCATGTGATCAATGACCATCATGCTTTTAAGGATGTAATAGAGAAAGAGCCTGCTGAGGTGATAATGGTGGATACCTCAGGGAGAAGTCATAAAAATGAACTAAAGATATCAGAGATAAAAAGCTATGCGGATGTTATTGAGTGTGACTTTGAAAAGATATTATGCGTAAGCGCTAATACTAAGAAGAATGATCTTGACAATGTTTTCAGAGCATTTGATAAGATTAATTTTAATAGTATAATCATAACAAAAGTTGATGAGACTTCATATATCGGTAGTGTAATAGATATTGCGAATAAGTATAAAAAACCTATATCCTATTTTACTAATGGGCAGGAGGTGCCTAATGATATTGAAGTTGCAGAATCTGATAGAATAGTTGATATGATTGTTAAAGGCATAGGCTGA
- the flhA gene encoding flagellar biosynthesis protein FlhA: MDSKGGLSFLTNDIAWMQKNDILVGLGIITVVVMLVIPLPTFFLDFLMAISIMVGMLTLMVVMFIQRSFDFSIFPSLLLVSTVFRLALNVSSTRLILLMGSSFDGKIIRTFGDFVVGGNYVVGFIIFIILVAVQFIVITKGATRTAEVAARFTLDAMPGKQMSIDSDFSNGIITEEEAIIRRNEIRKEADFYGAMDGASKFVQGDVKVGIVITLINIIGGFIIGMAMRGETFDVALKTYTILTIGDGLVSQIPSLLITTATGIIVTRAISEENLGQDLATQLGSQPRALFITAVAIGGSIFIPGFPKVSMILIAAGLATLAYFLQQTQREGEEREAMKEKESSKERKPESVIPLIQVDPLEVEIGYSLIPLVDPEQGGTLLDRITNIRRRSALDMGLIVPPVRIRDNMELEPKSYSILIKGVEVGSGLLQVGKLMAMDPGDVEDKIDGVEFVEPVFGLKAIWIDPVGRDIADRNGYTVVDCPTVIATHLTEIIKRHADEILGRQEVQQLIDNIKKDYPAVIDELITDKKMSLGEIQKVLQNLLRERVSIRNMVTILETLASYSDYTKDIGVLTEYVRAALSRQICKEYLDKDNVLSVITVDPEIENMILSSLYEDPIEGQISSMDPETYRRVIDSLVDAYRRSRNMGYLPIFLVSPRERSVLFSLLEREIPDPVVLSYSEISPEVEVNIVVSAILKTVA, from the coding sequence ATGGATTCTAAGGGGGGGCTCTCCTTTTTAACTAATGATATTGCTTGGATGCAGAAGAATGACATCCTTGTGGGTCTTGGAATAATTACAGTTGTAGTGATGCTTGTAATCCCCTTGCCTACCTTTTTTCTCGATTTTCTGATGGCTATAAGCATTATGGTGGGAATGTTGACCCTGATGGTGGTGATGTTCATTCAGAGGTCCTTTGACTTTTCAATATTCCCATCGCTACTCTTAGTTTCCACTGTCTTTAGATTGGCGCTGAATGTTTCTTCCACAAGATTGATTTTGCTTATGGGATCTTCCTTTGATGGCAAAATAATAAGAACCTTTGGGGACTTCGTTGTTGGTGGCAATTATGTTGTAGGTTTTATCATATTCATTATCCTTGTTGCTGTTCAGTTTATAGTAATAACTAAGGGGGCTACACGAACAGCAGAGGTCGCTGCGCGGTTTACATTGGATGCTATGCCAGGGAAGCAGATGAGTATAGATTCTGATTTTTCTAATGGCATAATTACAGAGGAGGAGGCAATTATAAGGAGAAATGAGATACGTAAGGAGGCTGATTTTTATGGGGCCATGGATGGAGCATCAAAGTTCGTGCAGGGTGACGTAAAGGTTGGGATTGTAATAACCCTGATAAATATAATTGGGGGATTTATAATCGGCATGGCTATGAGGGGGGAGACCTTTGATGTTGCTCTGAAAACCTATACAATCCTTACAATAGGGGATGGATTGGTTAGTCAGATTCCTTCACTCCTCATAACAACAGCAACAGGTATCATAGTCACAAGGGCTATTTCAGAAGAGAATCTTGGACAGGATCTTGCCACTCAACTTGGATCACAACCAAGAGCGCTCTTCATTACAGCAGTGGCGATTGGGGGGTCGATTTTTATCCCTGGATTTCCTAAGGTATCAATGATATTGATTGCAGCGGGTCTTGCTACACTTGCCTATTTCCTGCAGCAGACCCAGAGGGAAGGGGAGGAGAGGGAGGCGATGAAGGAGAAGGAATCTTCAAAAGAGCGGAAGCCGGAGTCCGTTATACCACTTATTCAGGTTGATCCCCTAGAGGTGGAGATAGGATATAGTCTTATTCCCCTTGTAGATCCTGAACAGGGAGGGACCCTTCTTGATAGAATAACAAATATTAGGCGAAGAAGCGCTTTGGATATGGGTCTCATTGTGCCACCAGTACGTATACGGGATAATATGGAACTGGAACCAAAGTCATACTCCATATTGATTAAGGGAGTTGAGGTTGGAAGCGGTCTGCTGCAAGTAGGGAAGCTGATGGCAATGGATCCCGGGGATGTGGAAGATAAAATTGATGGGGTAGAGTTTGTTGAGCCTGTATTTGGATTAAAGGCAATTTGGATTGATCCTGTGGGACGTGATATTGCTGATAGAAACGGTTATACTGTAGTTGATTGTCCTACAGTGATAGCCACTCACCTTACCGAGATTATAAAGAGACATGCAGATGAGATATTGGGACGACAGGAGGTGCAACAGCTGATCGACAACATCAAGAAGGATTATCCTGCTGTTATTGATGAACTTATTACAGACAAGAAGATGAGCCTGGGCGAAATACAGAAAGTTTTACAGAACCTTCTGAGAGAAAGGGTTTCCATAAGAAATATGGTAACCATCCTTGAGACTTTAGCCAGCTATTCAGATTACACTAAGGATATTGGAGTATTGACAGAGTATGTAAGGGCCGCACTATCTCGACAGATATGCAAAGAGTATCTTGATAAAGATAATGTTTTATCCGTTATCACCGTTGATCCTGAGATTGAAAATATGATCCTCTCTTCATTATATGAAGATCCGATTGAGGGGCAAATATCCAGTATGGATCCGGAAACATACCGAAGGGTAATCGATTCCTTGGTTGATGCCTATAGAAGATCAAGAAATATGGGATATCTCCCTATCTTTTTAGTCTCTCCAAGAGAGAGGAGCGTTTTATTTTCATTATTGGAAAGAGAGATCCCTGATCCGGTTGTCCTATCATATAGTGAGATATCGCCTGAGGTGGAAGTAAATATCGTTGTGTCAGCAATACTTAAGACAGTAGCTTGA
- the flhB gene encoding flagellar biosynthesis protein FlhB, with protein sequence MMKYEELHPLDGVIKTEQYLCGFRFNLQLFAAEDEGRTEEPTEKKLRDAREKGQVARTPELPQSIVVIFGFLVIFFLGSWIYHIIVRMMSFYMDSFSGFVLTERSILNELYRLSWECSKILLPIFTVSFIAALLGNIAQVGFMFSTHPLKLDWKRIKFDPATIFKKVIFSKQIGMNLFKSLFKVISIGIVAIIIIKSDYDVIMKTPDISIGLAFKSVAMIALKVILYTSILLLILSIPDYIFQKSEFIESLKMTKQELKEELKETVGDPYIRSRLREMQRQITMRNMIRDVPQADVVVTNPTHFAVALQYDNVTMEAPKVIAKGIDSMALRIRQIARENDILIVENRPLAQELYTRLDIGSIIPEELFYTVSLVYAELYKKKRFQEAV encoded by the coding sequence ATGATGAAGTATGAGGAATTACATCCTCTTGATGGGGTAATCAAGACAGAACAATATCTGTGTGGCTTTAGGTTTAATCTGCAGCTATTTGCTGCTGAGGATGAAGGCAGAACTGAAGAGCCAACTGAGAAAAAACTTAGGGATGCAAGGGAAAAGGGTCAGGTTGCCCGGACACCGGAACTTCCTCAATCTATAGTTGTCATATTCGGATTTCTGGTTATATTCTTTTTGGGTTCGTGGATTTATCATATTATTGTGAGAATGATGAGCTTCTATATGGATTCCTTTTCAGGATTTGTATTAACAGAGAGGAGTATCCTGAATGAATTATATCGTTTATCCTGGGAGTGCAGTAAAATCCTATTACCAATTTTTACTGTTTCTTTCATCGCAGCCTTATTGGGCAATATTGCACAGGTTGGATTTATGTTCTCAACTCATCCACTGAAGCTGGACTGGAAGAGGATCAAATTTGATCCGGCAACAATCTTTAAAAAGGTGATTTTCTCAAAGCAGATCGGTATGAATCTGTTTAAGTCGTTATTTAAGGTAATATCGATCGGTATTGTAGCTATAATAATTATAAAGAGTGATTATGATGTGATAATGAAGACTCCCGATATATCTATTGGGCTTGCATTTAAATCTGTGGCAATGATCGCATTAAAGGTGATTTTGTATACATCTATTCTTTTATTGATACTCTCGATCCCTGACTACATATTCCAAAAGAGTGAATTTATCGAGTCCCTAAAGATGACAAAACAGGAATTGAAAGAGGAGTTGAAGGAGACAGTAGGTGATCCCTATATTAGATCAAGATTGAGGGAGATGCAAAGGCAGATAACGATGAGGAATATGATCAGGGATGTTCCACAAGCGGATGTTGTTGTCACAAATCCGACTCATTTTGCAGTGGCCCTTCAGTATGACAATGTCACCATGGAGGCGCCAAAGGTGATAGCAAAGGGCATTGATAGCATGGCATTAAGGATTAGGCAAATAGCCCGGGAGAATGATATTTTAATTGTCGAGAACAGACCTCTAGCTCAAGAACTCTATACTCGTTTGGATATTGGATCAATTATCCCTGAGGAACTTTTTTATACAGTATCCTTGGTATATGCTGAACTCTATAAAAAGAAGAGATTTCAAGAAGCGGTCTGA